One Candidatus Binatia bacterium DNA window includes the following coding sequences:
- a CDS encoding YjbQ family protein: MAAGRRLRVETRERTQFVPLAERIRAEAASLLEGQSGLLIVSVPHTTAGVCVNEGYDPDVMDDVGRVLERLVP, translated from the coding sequence ATGGCCGCCGGCCGGAGGCTACGTGTCGAGACGCGGGAGCGGACGCAGTTCGTGCCCCTCGCCGAGCGGATCAGGGCGGAAGCGGCATCGCTGCTCGAGGGGCAGAGCGGCCTCCTGATCGTGAGCGTTCCGCACACCACGGCCGGCGTCTGCGTGAACGAAGGGTACGACCCCGACGTGATGGACGACGTCGGGCGCGTGCTGGAGCGGCTGGTGCC
- a CDS encoding DUF4097 family beta strand repeat-containing protein, with the protein MRPRMRFAAAGIAACAVAALSIASPAGAAHLRNVSEKVFPFPAGGDIVIESTNGRIVVEAWDRPDVRVQITREVRAADDRQAAELLRDLKADVAVHPGEIHIESIYPRKQKVVGFWDLIGHGVRSANIHYYLQVPRETSLDLSTTNGAIRVRAVQGKVDIATTNGDVEASSVRGSLSARTTNGEVRLARIEGAADAATTNGSIAVEMSALPPRGAMQMGTTNGNIELALPREVHANLEARTTNGRVNINYKLATQGSITSKSIQGTIGGGGVRIELQTTNGNIDVGPPRARASS; encoded by the coding sequence GCACCTGCGCAATGTGAGCGAGAAGGTGTTCCCGTTCCCGGCCGGCGGCGACATCGTCATCGAGAGCACCAACGGCCGGATCGTCGTCGAAGCGTGGGACCGCCCTGACGTCCGGGTGCAGATCACGCGCGAGGTGCGCGCCGCGGACGACCGGCAGGCGGCCGAATTGCTCCGCGATCTCAAGGCCGACGTCGCGGTGCATCCGGGTGAGATCCACATCGAGAGCATCTACCCGAGGAAGCAGAAAGTGGTCGGGTTCTGGGACCTGATCGGCCACGGGGTGCGCTCGGCGAACATCCACTATTACTTGCAAGTCCCGCGCGAGACTTCGCTCGACCTGAGCACCACGAACGGCGCGATCCGCGTGCGGGCGGTGCAGGGGAAGGTGGATATCGCGACGACCAACGGAGACGTGGAGGCGAGCTCGGTGCGCGGGTCGCTGAGCGCGCGCACCACCAACGGCGAGGTCCGGCTGGCCCGCATCGAGGGCGCGGCCGACGCGGCGACCACCAACGGGAGCATCGCCGTGGAGATGTCGGCGCTGCCGCCGCGCGGCGCAATGCAGATGGGGACGACGAACGGGAACATCGAGCTGGCGCTGCCGCGCGAGGTTCATGCGAACCTTGAGGCCAGGACTACAAATGGCCGCGTCAACATCAATTACAAGCTAGCGACACAAGGCTCCATCACCTCGAAGAGCATTCAGGGTACGATCGGGGGAGGCGGCGTCCGGATCGAGCTGCAGACCACGAACGGAAACATCGACGTGGGTCCGCCGCGGGCGCGCGCATCGAGCTAG